In Saprospiraceae bacterium, a genomic segment contains:
- a CDS encoding AAA family ATPase has product MEHNYIRLHAEETYAHELSALLLEDKREKPAHWKLSPWAVLHYILGGKTQSGIEISPKYIGDRKLIEMAIASLLSDRALLLLGVPGTAKSWLAEHLSAAICGHSNLLVQGSSGTNEDALRYGWNYAELISKGPSQQALVPGPVMRAMESGQLVRIEELTRIPTEIQDALISILSEKLIPIPELGIEVKARQGFNVLASANDMDKGIYPLSSALQRRFNTLVMPLPDNLEDEMRIVYQRVSQMEKSLNIDLEKLKQIHTEKLLVMFRELRSGITQDGKQKIKASKSAFSPAETISMLHHARIQHHYFSDQEFGPADMIQSMLQTFIKNDPDEKLTFIEYNETVLKKRPAYKEWYESIKQSLKNN; this is encoded by the coding sequence ATGGAACACAATTATATAAGACTGCATGCAGAAGAAACTTATGCACATGAACTGAGTGCTTTACTTTTGGAAGACAAACGCGAAAAGCCCGCACACTGGAAACTTTCGCCATGGGCTGTTTTACATTATATTCTGGGCGGAAAAACTCAAAGCGGTATCGAAATCAGTCCAAAATACATTGGTGACCGAAAGCTTATCGAGATGGCCATTGCAAGCTTACTTTCAGACAGGGCATTGCTACTCTTGGGTGTTCCGGGCACCGCAAAAAGTTGGTTGGCCGAACACTTATCAGCAGCGATCTGCGGACATTCAAATCTCTTGGTACAAGGAAGTTCTGGAACAAACGAAGATGCATTGCGTTATGGCTGGAATTATGCAGAACTAATTTCTAAAGGCCCTAGCCAACAAGCACTGGTGCCAGGTCCGGTCATGCGCGCAATGGAATCCGGCCAATTGGTTCGCATTGAAGAACTCACCCGCATCCCTACTGAAATTCAAGATGCACTGATAAGTATACTTTCAGAAAAATTAATTCCAATTCCTGAACTGGGTATCGAAGTAAAGGCTCGTCAAGGATTTAATGTCCTTGCTAGCGCAAATGATATGGATAAAGGAATTTACCCACTGTCGTCAGCTCTGCAAAGACGGTTCAACACACTGGTGATGCCACTACCTGATAATCTGGAGGACGAAATGCGAATTGTTTATCAAAGGGTATCACAAATGGAAAAATCTTTAAATATTGACCTGGAAAAATTAAAGCAAATTCACACTGAAAAATTGCTGGTCATGTTCAGGGAATTGAGAAGTGGGATCACTCAGGATGGTAAACAAAAAATCAAAGCATCCAAAAGTGCATTCAGTCCGGCAGAAACAATCTCCATGCTTCACCATGCCCGTATTCAACATCATTATTTCTCCGATCAAGAATTCGGGCCAGCAGATATGATTCAATCCATGCTTCAAACGTTTATTAAAAATGACCCTGACGAAAAACTTACATTCATCGAATACAATGAAACTGTACTTAAAAAAAGGCCAGCATATAAAGAATGGTACGAATCCATTAAACAAAGTCTTAAAAACAACTAA